DNA from Salvelinus sp. IW2-2015 linkage group LG2, ASM291031v2, whole genome shotgun sequence:
CAAGGAGAACCAATCAGATGGCTCAGACACAGCTGAGGAGGCTGATGGAGGTCAGTGGACACACAAGAAGCCCTGTGCCTGATTAGATTACGGTTGATTTAGAGTTGGGCCCTACtctatagaaatgtttgcacctTAGAACTGGAATGGGTAGACTGGAATGGCTGCAAAGACACATTCAGTCAAATGTGTTTATTAACCAtttttagaagaaaaagaaacgcacacctatttaggcgaggtgctggctagcggagtagaaaacttaaaaataaaggagagccgcacactctaggagctcagatgcaaaaatgtaattaccaacgtttcgacagccaagctgtcttcatcagggtataatcacaaacactgcgggatgactcgtttatatagtgtcaaaagacacacaggtgtctgtaatcatggccaagagtggcctaatgtcattggttaattctcaaatattaaaatggcatacaaagagcagcatacaaaaaacaaatggatagcatacgatcatagattcattttagactatacaagtttacaaacaattacaatggcaaagtcacaagaatggcttcagatcaaagtctacgttgagaccgaagggagcaagggtctttaagttaaagatccaggcagcctctcgttttaacaataaaatatcaaggtcaccccctctcttagggagggtgacatgttcgatgccaatataccgcagagacgaaatcgagtggcctgcctccaaaaagtgggccgcaactgggtaagtcaagtttttgcacctaatggtgctacgatgctctgagatacgtacttttaatttccgctttgttttacccacatcatttttaccacaaggaaaagttataagataaataactgccttagtggagcacgtaataacacctttgattggaatcaatttccctgtttgtgggtgtttgaaggatctgcatttataagtgccattgcattgagcacagccattacacttgtaatttccatccagtaggggcgcaaaggaatatcttggggtggtaaatcagagtgtaccaattggtctctgagatttctgccccgcgtGTAGTCTAAAATKaatctatgatcgtatgctatccatttgttttttgtatgctgctctttgtatgccattttaatatttgagaattaaccaatgatattaggccactcttggccatgattacagacacctgtgtgtcYtttgacactatataaacgagtcatcccgcagtgtttgtgattataccctgatgaagacagcttggctgtcaacgttggtaattacatttttgcatctgagctcctagagtgtgcggctctcatTTTTAAGTTATTAACCATTTTTGCCTATTGCAGTTAAAAGACAGACCTCCTGTGGCGAGACTAATCTAGTCTTCCTCTAGTTATAAACATGAGCTCTGATTCGACAGGGTTATTTGGATATGATACTGATATTACTGGACATGCTACTGTTTGAATACCAGCTGTAATATCAGTGTCATAAGACCTGGGGAAGAAGTGTCTGTCTTGTCAGTGTGGAATGTTGGYGTCTGCTGCATGAGAGAGAGGCTGGTTTTGTGGTTTTGTTTCAGCAGCCACagctctctgtgtgagtgtgtgtgtgtgcgcccatcTCCTGTCACCACAGCAGACGCAGAGACAATGGATCAGTGTTACCTGATAGCCCCAGACCAGCCAGCACCTGGCCTCTCTGCCCAGCCACAATATGTGTCTCTGAGTTCTAGTCTCCTCTGCTACCACTCAGGTCCATAAAATACATTCATATGGACTACAGTAAGAAATAAATATTGTCAATTGCTCCAACCATTTTCTCTTACACATTCCTATAGTGTTGATGTCTGGTGAGTGGCATCCATTCACATATTAGATGATTGCCAAGCCTTGTGTGCATTCTCTGCAGAGTTTAAGTGTGAGAGGGATGCGTTAGCGGACGTGGTAGAGGAACTCAAGCGGAGCGGTGTGATTGGATTTCagtggaggggactgagcatgtgCAGAAACAGCTTCACAGGAGCacagctggttggctggctgcagAAAGAGAGGGGCATGGGTAAGGAATGAGAATGAGTAAACAGATATTCCTAAATTCTACATTCTaattctattgttctattctatGATTCTAACTGATTCTAATTCTCGGATTCTGGCAGAGATGACTAAGGCATGTGAGACTGGGCAGATGTTACTGGACAGGAAGTACATGGTGGGCGTGGCTGGGGCAGGGAAGGGGGTGGGGTTTGGAGTGAGTGACAGGCTGTACAGGCTGATGGAACGCAACCCTCACTCGGCCCTGAACGCAGGACAGACTGCTGCATGCTCCCCTTTACAGGGTAGGTAGGGAGGACTCTCTTTTCCGAGTCTGGTTCTTCTCAAAGTTTCTTCATGCTAGTGAGCTTTTCCTTGCCACTGTCGCCTCTGCTTGCTCTTTGGGTGGTTTAGGCACTTTCAGATAAATCCCACTGTGTAGGTGGGGGCTTTCCTGCATGGAGCTTCTCTTTCTACTAGttaaacacacaagtgtaagagGCAATCCACACCTGGTGTGGGCTATTACATTAATTCCATAATACGATTAACTGGGATTGCAGTAGGTGTCCTTAAAAGCAGCTGATCTGTCTGTGTTCgtgcaaacgtgtgtgtgtgtgtgagtctctgtCATTGCATAAGTTTAGTCTTTCTGCATGCCTCTTGTTGTCTTGCATAAGAAGTAACCTTAATCAGAATGTCTTTCCTAGTAAGGACATCTGCTCATTATCTGTTAAAAATAGTTTATTCATTGTATGTGtctatattctctctctttctccctttccctctgtctttcttcctctctcagcTGCTGAGTTGTCTGCCATTCTAAGGGATATGATCCTGAAGTTGTTCTCTGAGTACCTCTCTTCTGATGGAAAGGTAACAGTCACACTGAACTAACTGAACCCTCCACTACAGTAGATATATTATGACATGACAGTTGTACTACAAAATGTGTGTTTCCTTACAGTGTGTGGACTACAAGGCCATGTCCCTGAGCCCAGTGTTTGAGCGCTACTGTGAGCTGGCTGTTCAGCTACAAAGAGTGGAGCTGCTGTCGCTGACCAGAGAGGAGAAACTAGCCTTCTTCATCAACACCTACAATGCTCTGGTCATCCACGGAAACGTCCGGATGGGAGCCCCAACCAACATGTGGCAGAGATACAAGGTAAGAGCACCATCTAGGATTCTGGAAAGACAACAAGTAATAGTCTGTTTAGCAGTGATATTACtttgttcctgtgtgttgtttgcAGTTCTTTAACTACGTGAGCTACCTGATTGGAGGAGAGGTATTCACTCTGCAGGACATAGAGAACGGAGTTCTGAGAGGGAACAGAAAGGGTGTCGCACAGCTTCTGAGGCCCTTCTCTAAGACTGACCCTCGTCTACAGGTACACTACTCCGCTGGACCGGGAAAACTATTCaacttattataatttttttattcacaTCTCTGATTTACTGatgcaaatgtatgtttttatcTGAAATGTTGCGCAATCTGTGGCAGTGGTTGTAGTGGTGATAGTGGATGTTCTGTTTGTCCACCAGGTGGCTCTCCCAGACGCTGAGCCTCTCATCCATTTTGCTCTGAACTGTGGAGCCATGGGCTGTCCACCCATCAAAACATACACTCCACAGGTAACACACTGGGTTTTTACACTGAAAATAGTACACAGTATTTTCTGAATCTGGAGTTGAGTAAAGTCACATGATTTGTCCTCTCTGACCAATCAGGACATCGATAGTCAGCTGCGCAYGGCGGCCGAGTCCTTCCTGGAGAACgatgatggctgtgtggtggaTTCTGAGAAGGGGGAGGTCCGTCTCAGCCAAATATTTAAGTGGTACAAGGCAGACTTCGGAGGCACAGATGAGAAGGTACCTCAACACTGACCTTTCACCTTTAACTGAAGAGTACGGTCTCCTGTCCTAACACAGCCTTGCCCGGTCTCTCCTTCAGCTGTTGAACTGGATCCTGGAGCACATGGGGGAGTCTCCCAAGAGGTCCAGCCTGCAGAGTGTCCTCTCCTCTGGGAAGATCAAAGTCAGCTACCTGCCCTACGACTGGAGCACCAACAGCTCTGAGGCAGAGTAACAAGCCATAGGAACACACTGTTCTGTCcacaacacagagaaacacacagctcAGCCTGCAGACATGTCTATCCTCAGTAAAGAGGTCTGCGTGTCTAACCCTTTCTTTCGATCTGCTTCCCTACTCTCCCACAGCATGTGAACCTATAGTTTAACCTGGTTTTACTTCCTCTTCTTACTGGGTCTTCCATTTCCAGCCTTGGAAGTGCTAATGCTGCATTTTAGCACGCACCTACTTATTATAAATTAGTTTTATCATtgattataaatatatttattgatACTGTATATGTTAGGAAGGCTTGATTAATTCCATGCATGTTTATGATCCAATTCAACACTTAAAGGACACATTTGtactttttctaacaaaataaaaagttaactatttatttttaaaaaaggaTCTAAAACTGTTTAGTAAAACTTTTATCCCAAATGGTTTGTTCATCTCCTGTTTTATGCACACCACATTGTGCTGGTCTCTGTATAGCCAGGTACCAGTAAATTGTTCTCCAGAAAGAGCTTTGTACTGTGTAGCACACTGAGTCTGTTCTAGCCCATTTGTTTTTAGAACTCTCCCACGGTATGACAACGGAGGGGTATGTCTCCCTCTTTACCCAACAATCACTGGTGTGTTTATCTCAGGTCAGCTGCCCCATGATGCAATGGTAGGACTTCTTGTATGAGCAAAATCTGGAAAACTGTTGTCATATCACTAACATGTAATAACTGTATCATTCATATACCTGCAGTATACTGCTATTTCTGTCAAATCCTGATGTATTAACCATTTGCTCTGTCTCCCACTCCGatgtttgtctttgtttgttgggtTTCTGTGAGAGACTTGCTGTACCTCTAGTGAAGCAGATTCTCCAGTGAGAGGAATAACTCTCCTGCTCTGAAGGCAAAGCCGACCTTAGATACTGTTTAGAAGTATTACTATTTTTACTGTCTCGTTCACTCACTGAAATGCATGTTACAATGACTGGAATGCGTTCGTTTGTTTGATGCATGTACTACTGTATGCTTGGGATGCTGAATCCTCTCATCCTGAAGCCTGTAGTTAGAATATATGACCCTGTTCTCTAGCCAGTGCCTTCTAACcctgcatgagagagagagtacctCAGACCCTGGCCACATCTATAGCTAGTACTCCTATAACAACTACTCCTAACCCCTACTGCCAACAACAGGCACCAGTACTCCATACTAACAGAGTTATAAGTACTACACTGGTAGACATGTTGCTGGGAAATTCCAGTTGGGCAGTGTTCTTTACTCCTGGTCCTGGATAGCCACAGTATGTGCAAGcttttttgttccagccctgcactAACATACCTGTTTCAGACCTTGATTAGCTCCAGGACCGGTAATGAAGAACACTGCTTTAGTAAGGTTTCATGCATCTGCAACAGTAAGAGCTTGTACTCTGAATGATACCCTAAAAGTTGGAGAGCTCAGTCTGCTCTGACGACCACTGTACTTCCCTAAACTTACCTCATCTCTTTGTATTtgtcagggggaaaaaatgtgatGCAAACCTGTAGAGAACAACACTGTCGTGGCTTTTACCTGGATCTAACTATGACCTAACTCTGAAGCAATATTTTTTATGATGGAAATGATGCAATTTGTCATCTGAAATAAATATCTTATAGTTCACTGGTTGTGCTCTCCCTTCTTGACCCATTGCAGTAAAGCACTACTTTGGTTCATACTGTAaattgtttattgaaaacaaaagtGACTTTTCTTTAAGAAAAATAGAGTTGAATTGATTGAGGATATTTACATTGAGTACAAACWTATAACATTTGTACATATAATCAACCAATGCAGGTAAGTGCACATCACTATATTCATCCCATTATGGGCTCTTCAACagtgatttttattttcaaatgcatTTGGACTCTTTTACAAAATAAATGCATAGATCAATTTCTAATACATTGTAAAACAGTTTAATTTGAAAGAAACAAAATCAGTTAaaatactgaactaaaatatagaTTTTATGTGCCAACTAAAACTTATGGCTAAAAATACAATTAGAAGTACTTTTGAAGCACCATACCTACAGTGTGATTCTTCATACTGATTTTAAAGCAAATAAGAATTGAACAAAGAAGTGTAATGACTGAAAGGCAGTACTGTTCGGTCCACATGTATGTACAGTGAAGTGTAGCAGTAACACTGATTCCAGAGGATTGTGAGGATTGTATTTTTAGTGCCCGGCAAACTTCAGGCTGCAAGTATTAGTCTGCCACGAGTCTGGCCCTACAGCTCTCAGAGCCGACTGTCTGCTAGTAGTGCCTGTATTAGGCCCAGTTCAGAGTACAGATAAAACACAGAAGTGGAGACACATGTCTGATAGGAGCATTGTGGAGCTTCATATGGTTTCTGTAGTGCTCGAACATGAAGAGCATTTCACTCCCCTTCACCACTAACCTGGGAAGgaatagaacaaaatgtatatttgCTTTACAAAACAGAGTTGTCACATTACTATGCTTTTTGTATATGGTAGAAAAATTGTTGACCAAGTTCATGTTTCAAAACATTCTCTCCCTTTTGATATAAAGCTGTGCTCTATTCATTAGGTGTACCGTAGCTCATTTTCAAAGATGCATTATGGTACATTACAAGCTCAAAACATGTTTCAACAAATTACAATTATGATAAGTGGAtatttgcatgacaattaatCGTTACCCCAAATGTAATAATGGTCACAGCCCTAGCTCCCCGTTTGACAAATTCAGTGAACAGAAACTCCCACGTACGCTACTCACTGTCGTCATCGGAGTCGAAGCTGAAGAGGAAGGAGCAGGTATTTTGGGAAAGGTGTTTCTCCAGTTCCTCGGTGCTAGTGAAGGAGGAGAAACACTTGGAGCAGCGCTGTCTTTGAGGGGCCTCCTCCTCAGCCACCATCTCCTTCTTCCCCACCACACTCCTCTTTACCGCAGCCTTACTCTTTTTGCCAGGCCCGCAGGAAGTGACCTCGCTGGGCTTCCTGCGCTTGCGCATGCTGAGGGCTGCCTCGGTCAGGTATGTAGAGGGGGGCGGGCGGATGAGGGGAGCTTTGGCCAGTGGTAGGAAGGAAGGATCCTCTAGTTTGAAGGTCTTGTGTTCCGCGATTACTGGTTCCTCTCCGCCAGGCACCACCTGAGCCAAACTGACGATATTGTCCACGTCCCTCATAGTCATTGgctcagtgatgttttggaagATTCTGGGATgggggtgtgtgggggtggtggTTTGGGATGGGGGTGTGGGAGAGGTGGTAGTGGTGGCAGGGACGGCTGTCTTGGGGGCTTTGTCTTTCTTATCCTTTTCATCATGGCCATTGATGAGTTTCAGTGTGCAATGATTAGGAGGTGTGGTGACAGCACCATGAACAGTGCCTGGAGTCTCCACTGGGCCGTCATAGTCGTTACCGTTGGTGTCTGACTCCGGAGTCTGCCCCTCCTCTTTGGTAGCGCTCTGCCCCTCTGTCGGCTCGTCATTAGGCTGGCCCTGGATGTAATGCCTCCACTCGTGgtcatggagagaggggaggcgggAGAAGATCAGCCCACAGCCGGAGTACCCACAGGGGGCCTGGAAAGGCAGGTGCGTATCCATGTGCTCCCAGAGTAAGTGGGTTCTGGAGAAGCGCTGGCCACAGTTCAGGTGGAGACACACCTGTTTCAGAGGAGCATCATGGATCTTCATGTGTTCTAGGAAGTGCTGGTGGTTCCACAGGTACCTGGAACAGAAAAGAATAGAGACATAAGCAACACCATTTTCAACAGGCCTTAATTTACCGGYWCAACCATCTATGGGCTGGTTCCCCAGCCTAATCATGGAGAGCAGTAGATTTGGTGTTCTCACTGGCTTCTGCAAGTCGTGTCTCAGGCCTGGCCTGAAGAACACCTCAAGGTTGAAATGTTGTTTTGATAGAAATAATTTGACAGCAGTGTGTGGAGTCTCCCTCTTTTCACCTGTTACAGTGAAGGCACTTCTCATGAGGATTAGAGCGCCTGCTTTTGGGAGTAGGCGTTTCCCTCTGCCCCCTCCACCCGTGCACTGTCACATCTTGGCCCTTCGCCCTCTGTTTCCAGGGGGCCTCGCCCTCAGGGCTCAGCTCTGTGGTAGCGCCCTGCTCCAGCTCGTCTTTAGACTGGGGCTGGGTATAGTGCCTCCACTCGTGGtcgtggagagaggggagggtaaaGAAGATCTCCCTACAGCCGGAGTACCCACAGGGGGCCTGGAGAGGGCGGTGGGTGTCTATGTGGTCTTTGAGCTCCTGGGCAGTCTTGAAGCGTTGGCCACAGTTCGTGTGGAGACACGCATGTTTTAGAGGAGCATCGTGAAGCTTCATGTGGTCTCTGTAGTGCTCAATCACCAACAAGAGCCTGGGGCACAACAAGAAAAAGATGGAGACATAAGTGACACCATAGTAAAGTTGGAACCCCCGCCCCACCTAGATACATTCTGGTCTAGTTGGAGCATACATATTTTTCTGTGCCTTTGCATCTGACCTGGGAAATAATCTGTGGGGAAAGACCCTTCTTACCTCTGGCAGATCTGGCACTTCCCCTTCCCCCACTGGAAGGTCTTGTCCAGGACGGCTGCGTCCTCCCTGTGGTAGGTGACAGCGTGTCTCAGCAGCGATGGGCCGATCTTCATAAAGATGCTGKCACAGCCCTCTGAAGGACACAGGTGGTACTGCTTctgcttcccctcctcctctcctccctcgctctccttccCAGGCACCACCTCTCTCACGATCACCACTTTGTCTTTCACAGTCACCTGTTCATCAGTCACTTCCACAGACTTCAGGTTGTCCGTGTCCATTTTACACTTCTGGGTCTTTCTGATCAGGTTTCTCAGGTTCTGGATGATTCTACTCTGCTTACTCACCACCGGCTTGGCTTTAACACGTTTGGGTTTAGGAGGCTGGTCCGTCGGAGTCGAGGGCTCGGTCAAGTTCTCAACGGGTTTCGCTTCGTTCTCTGAGGCTTGATTAATATTCTTTGAGGAATATGTCTCCCCATTGACAGCGGGTTTGACCTTAATGTTGGCTGTGGAAGTTCTCAGTTCCTCTATGTGCTCYAGAACGTGTTCCTTGGCACGGTTGTACCTTTGGAAGTGTTTACCGCAGAAGACACAGCTGAGCCTGGTCTTTCTCAGCTTCAGGTGKGCCAGGGTGTGTCTCACCACGTTGCCTCCCTTGAAGAGTTTCTGGCAGTGGCTGCAGTGGAAGCGCAGGTGTTTGGAGCGTACTGGAGCCTTGCCTGGCTCAGTCTCTTCACCCTGTAGGTGCAGAAACAAGCTGTTATGCTGTCAAAGTGGAGAGGTAATATTCACAGAACCGGGTGTACTAGATAAACACTAAAGAGCTCTGGAGGAAGGTTAAGAATACATTATAGATGAATGAATCACTAGATTTTTTTTGCTCCAGATAACACTAACCTGAGTGTTTGAGTCTGATCCCGCCTCTGTCACTGTGAATTCACTTTCTCTAGAAAGTAGTTCCTTAGCAGCTGTCCCTTTGGAAAGTTTGGCGTAGATGTGGAACAGTTTCAGTGGACACTCCTCCATCTCCAAGGCTGGACCATCCAACTCTGGGTCAGTCTGCTCACTGGGACCTTCTAAAACCTTCACACCTGAAGGCTCTACTTCTAAAGGCTCTACTTCTAAAGGCTCTACTTCTAAAGGCTCTACTTCTAAAGGCTCTACTTCTAAAGGCTCCACGTCTAAAGGCTCTACTTCTAAAGGCTCTAATTCTAAAGGCTCTACTTCTAAAGGCTCTAATTCTAAAGGCTCTACTTCTAAAGGCTCCACGTCTAAAGGCTCTACTTCTAAAGGCTCCACGTCTAAAGGCTCTACTTCTAAAGGCTCCACGTCTAAAGGCTCTACTTCTARAGGCTCTACTTCTAAAGGCTCCACCGCCGAAGGCCCCCCTGCCGAAGGCTCCACCACCGAAGTCTCTACGTCTGACTCTGGTTTATACTTAAACGGTCTCTCACCATATACACCATTAGGCTGTCCCATGTTAACATATTTCTCAGACTCACTGTGCTGTTGTTTAATACGAACACTGGGTTCTAGATGACTCTCTACCACTTCCTGGTCAACAGGCACTTCATTTTCAGGGAAGGACAGCTCCATGCCAGATATAGTCCGACGGTAAGGTCTCTTACTCTCCCTTccctgcctcatctctctcttatcctccttttcatgccccctctctttcccctcctctccctgtctcttaccctctcctctcattccctcccgTCGCTTCTCCCTCATTCCCCCTGGGGACATGTTCTCCGTCTGTCTGGTCATCTCCAGGAGCAGCCATCTTGGTTTCCTGCTGCGTCTCTTCAGGATCTTGTTCTTCACATGTCTGGCCAGGTATTCTCTCTGCCGATTGGCCGGTAGCTTGGTGGAGCTTTCAGAACTGAGATTGTGAATGAGGGAGTACTTAATGTCTGGGTCGTCAGCATACTCAATATCTGACCTAcagtttcttctcctcctccacctcctcttcctcctcctcctcctcctcctcctcacagggAAGTCCTCTGTCTGTGACTCAGGAGCATCCCCATTCAATCCCTCTTCAGGTTCCTGACCTACAGTGTCAGAGCTCTCCAGtgctgtgttagtgtgtggttGGAGGTGGGAGGCGTCTGTGTGTATCCTGCatgtctcctcctccatccagTAGCTTGGTAtccactcctcctccacctgctccaactcctcttcttccttcagCTCATTGAGAGCATCCCTCATGGCCTTGTCAGTCATCAGCTCCAGACAGTGGGTTCTCAGGGTCAGCAGATTCCAGAACTCTGGGTCAAAGAACAGACCTTCCTTCAGCACCTGGACCAGGACAGAGTTTTCAACTCtaagtattacattgttattacaaCATGTATCCTCAATGAGGACATCCAACATTTTCTTAcatagaaaaaaaatacatagccCAATGGGCTTTGAAATGCCATACTGTACAATGAAATACACTTTTGACAAACGTACTCCCCGGTGCCCCTCTCTGACCTGTAGGATATAGAAGCGGATGTTGGTTCTGACATGGGTGTGCTGGGGGTGTGGCTCCTCATCGGGGTATGTGTAGAGCAGATACATGGtcttgtaggcctccatgctacGTTCCAGGCAGAACACCAGCAGGGCACAGAGGCGACATACCTCCAGGTCCCTGGGGAGCAGGAAGGCGATGGTCTTACACAGCAGACAGCGTGTTACAGGGTCAGACTGGAGGTCTGTCTGTAACGCTGTAGCACAAAGCTCCACACACAACGGCACTCCCTCACTACCCATCTGGCAAAGAAATAAGAACACTGTGTTACATTTAATTATGTAAATAGCAGAACAACAAAGTTAATTTCTAAGTCAGGGTAAACTAGGACTATAAGCAAACAAGAGAGTCAGATGTGTTGGTGGTTGGCTGTACACTCACCTCTGCTGTGATGACTTTGATGAAGGGGAAGATGGCGCTGGCGTTGATGGCGAAGACCATCAGCTGGCGACACTCAGACAGAAATCCCTGCTTAGAGGGATGGGCCCTGAGGTACAGTCTGCTCCACAAGAACACCAGATCCCTGTATGAACACAACATTCTATTatgttacagtactgtattatTACTGACCAGAtttagtacagtcgtggccaaaagttttgagaatgaaacaaatattaattttcacaaagtctgttgcctctgtttgtatgatggcaatttgcatataccccagaatgttatgaagagtgatcagatgaattgcaattaattgcaaagtccctctttgccatgcaaatgaactgaatcccaaaaaaacatttccactgcatttcagccctgccacaaaaggaccagctgacatcatgtcagtgattctctcgttaacacaggtgtgagtgttgacgaggacatggctggagatcactctgtcatgctgattgagttcgaataacagactggaagcttcaaaaggagggtggtgcttggaatcattgttcttcctctgtcaaccatggttacctgcaaggaaacacgtgccgtcatcagtgctttgcacaaaaagggcttcacgggcaaggatattgctgccagtaagattgcacctaaatcaaccatttatcagatcatcaagaacttcaaggacagcggttcaattgttatgaagaaggcttcaggacgcccaagaaagtccagcaagcgccaggaccatctcctaaagttgattcagctgcgggattggggcaccaccagtacagagcttgctcaggaatggcagcaggcaggtgtgagtgcatctgcacacacagtgaggcgaagacttttggaggatggcctggtgtcaagaagggcagcaaagaagccacttctctccaaaaaaaacatcagggacagactgatattctgcaaaaggtacagggattggactgctgaggactggggtgaaggcattttctctgatgaatcccctttccgattgtttggggcatctggaaaaaagcttgtccggagaagacaaggtgagcgctaccatcagtcctgtgtcatggtcaacagtaaagcatctgagaccattcatgtgtggggttgcttctcagccaagggagtgggctcactcacaattttgcctaaaaacacagccatgaataaagaatggtaccaaacatcctccgagagcaacttctcccaaccatccaggaacagtttggtgacgaacaatgccttttccagcatgatggagcaccttgccataaggcaaaagtgataactaagtggctcggggaacaaaacatcaatagtttggtccatggccaggaaactccccagatcttaatcccattgagaacttgtggtcaatcctcaagaggcgggtggacaaacaaaaacccacaaattctgacaaactccaagcattgattatgcagaatgggctgccatcagtcaggatgtggcccagaagttaattgacagcatgccagggcggattgcaggtcttgaaaaagaaggtcaacactgcaaataatgactctttgcatcaacttcatgtaattgtcaattaaaaagccttttgacacttatgaaatgcttgtatatatacttcagtattccatataacatctgacaaaaatatctagacaGCTGAAGCAGCAaattttgtggaaattaatatttgtgtcattctcaaaacttttggccatgactgtacatgaGGTATACATCAGTGTTACTGAGCAGATTTAGTACATGAAGTATACATCACAGTGTTACTGACCAGATGTAGTACAT
Protein-coding regions in this window:
- the LOC111978315 gene encoding zinc finger protein 654 isoform X1, with amino-acid sequence MAEGESDLETDRLELELETLYIYSNDNSSVQSKEYCSEFCKLVEVHTGRWQVPLPQLKVLRTALTCFTRATVAYPDDCQHVCYALSSLALSFFELMLFFGKEEFLEAPLRDILASFQACHRRLLRHRNVYLLQVRQIIKDGGPWERPALQAILKDTALTQTEVEKYLSSEKPVFFELRVRYLQSCERVQEAMALAKCCLEHPEVWRHLFFHQAYLTCLYKASLHQHLHEEMAEIDGRDAVEIICNAESQEKDELLLSLCKAFLNQQLHNGDMYYIWDLVFLWSRLYLRAHPSKQGFLSECRQLMVFAINASAIFPFIKVITAEMGSEGVPLCVELCATALQTDLQSDPVTRCLLCKTIAFLLPRDLEVCRLCALLVFCLERSMEAYKTMYLLYTYPDEEPHPQHTHVRTNIRFYILQVLKEGLFFDPEFWNLLTLRTHCLELMTDKAMRDALNELKEEEELEQVEEEWIPSYWMEEETCRIHTDASHLQPHTNTALESSDTVGQEPEEGLNGDAPESQTEDFPVRRRRRRRRKRRWRRRRNCRSDIEYADDPDIKYSLIHNLSSESSTKLPANRQREYLARHVKNKILKRRSRKPRWLLLEMTRQTENMSPGGMREKRREGMRGEGKRQGEEGKERGHEKEDKREMRQGRESKRPYRRTISGMELSFPENEVPVDQEVVESHLEPSVRIKQQHSESEKYVNMGQPNGVYGERPFKYKPESDVETSVVEPSAGGPSAVEPLEVEPLEVEPLDVEPLEVEPLDVEPLEVEPLDVEPLEVEPLELEPLEVEPLELEPLEVEPLDVEPLEVEPLEVEPLEVEPLEVEPLEVEPSGVKVLEGPSEQTDPELDGPALEMEECPLKLFHIYAKLSKGTAAKELLSRESEFTVTEAGSDSNTQGEETEPGKAPVRSKHLRFHCSHCQKLFKGGNVVRHTLAHLKLRKTRLSCVFCGKHFQRYNRAKEHVLEHIEELRTSTANIKVKPAVNGETYSSKNINQASENEAKPVENLTEPSTPTDQPPKPKRVKAKPVVSKQSRIIQNLRNLIRKTQKCKMDTDNLKSVEVTDEQVTVKDKVVIVREVVPGKESEGGEEEGKQKQYHLCPSEGCXSIFMKIGPSLLRHAVTYHREDAAVLDKTFQWGKGKCQICQRLLLVIEHYRDHMKLHDAPLKHACLHTNCGQRFKTAQELKDHIDTHRPLQAPCGYSGCREIFFTLPSLHDHEWRHYTQPQSKDELEQGATTELSPEGEAPWKQRAKGQDVTVHGWRGQRETPTPKSRRSNPHEKCLHCNRYLWNHQHFLEHMKIHDAPLKQVCLHLNCGQRFSRTHLLWEHMDTHLPFQAPCGYSGCGLIFSRLPSLHDHEWRHYIQGQPNDEPTEGQSATKEEGQTPESDTNGNDYDGPVETPGTVHGAVTTPPNHCTLKLINGHDEKDKKDKAPKTAVPATTTTSPTPPSQTTTPTHPHPRIFQNITEPMTMRDVDNIVSLAQVVPGGEEPVIAEHKTFKLEDPSFLPLAKAPLIRPPPSTYLTEAALSMRKRRKPSEVTSCGPGKKSKAAVKRSVVGKKEMVAEEEAPQRQRCSKCFSSFTSTEELEKHLSQNTCSFLFSFDSDDDSE